The sequence TGGAAAAAAGCGGCACGAAAAACCTCAGGTCTTTTGCTACGTCTTCTCCTCAGCCGCTATAAGTTTGGAGCACGCTCCATTGAGGCGGTGATTGAAGCCAGTCGGGCATCTGACAGGTTGGTGTATGGACTTCCAGAACTTATTGCTCCCTCAGCTGCGAGAATTCATGCTGAATGGCGTATTGACCTTGAGCGAAGGATAGATCTTCTGCGGAAACAGGACGGGATGCGCGCCGTCTGGTAAGACCGTCTGGTAAGACGTTGCGGTTGTAGCAGTAATAATATACCCTTTGTTTATTTGCTGTGAAACACCAGGCTCCGTCAAGAAATTTCAATTACTGCAAAGGAAAGCCTATGGACCTGAAAGCCGCAACTGAAAATGAACGGCCGGATGTCATCCTTGATCTGGAGAGACTGAAGAATAATTGTAACGGAAATGTTGATATTGTAAGAGAGCTGCTTGCTCATCTGTATCAACGGAGCGGGCCGAAGTGGTTTCTCGGTCTGCAGAATGCGGTTGTGGCTGGAAATACTGAGGAGTTTCGGGAAATCTGCCATGGTATGAAAGGAGCCAGTGCTACTGTATTTGCCTGGAGAATATCAAATCTTGCACTCGAGTTTGAACGGCTCGCCCGCGATGGAGAGATTGAGAAGTTACGTGACCGTATGCCAGAGTTGCAAGCAGCTTTTGATGAGTTTGCCCTGTGGGTTAAGCAGTGCCCGGAACTCTCTTGATGGGACTATGCAAAGTGTTACGTCAAATGAGCCCTACTGTTCGCAGCGAAGAAAAACAGCCTGAACCAGTATGGTTTTGTCAAAGCTGATTTCTGGATTTCCCCAGACCTTGGTGCCCAAGCCAACAAGTTCACCACCATTGTTCCATTCATTGAATCCGAATTTCCAGCCTAACCATGTTTTACTAAAGGTGTAAACATACTCGGGACCAAAGTATTTGAAGTGGTTCTCATCAAGTTCCTCATCTTCAACTTCTCTGGACATCCCAACAAGGATCAGATTAGCACCCTTTTCTTCAGCCTCTCTCTGCATGGCGGTGCTGATTTCTTTTCCCGTCGATGGCATTTTTGTATACATCAGAAGATGTGCGAATGCGGTGCAATCGGCAGGGATGGCCTGTTGCTGAAAGGTGACTTTGCTGGAAGTCATTTTGGGAAAACTGATCCCTTCGTATTGGGCTGTCTCTGAGAAGCAGCCAGATAAAAAAGTGGCAAGGAAAAGAAGTGAAAAAAGTTTTGTCTTGTGCATGGTCTACCTGTATAAAAAGAAGGTTGGATGCCGAAGGAAAAACAGAGTTGATGTCACGACAGTGTCATTCTGTAATTGTTTACCCCTAACTCACAAATATTGAGAGAAAAATACGCGATTTTCTCCTTTTTGACCATTATTTTATTCTATGACATCACTTTCTGTTCGAAACAGTCCTCTTGTTAACATGGCGGCCTTTGTTGTTGTGGTTGCGGGGATGAAAGTTGCTGCACCACTGGTAGTTCCCTTTTTGCTTGCTGTTTTTCTCGCTATAATCTGTGCTCCACCATTGTTTTGGATGCAGAATAAAGGTGTTCCGCAAGTTGTGGCCATGTTCCTTATGGTTATGGTGATTTTTGGAATATGGGGCTCACTGGTTACCCTCATTGGCAGCTCAATGACAGATTTTTCAAAAAATGTGCCGTTGTATCAGGAGCGATTGCTTGAACGAACTGCAGGCCTATGGAGATGGCTGACAGCGCAGGGGGTTACTCTTGATCGTACCATTCTTACAGATACCTTTAATCCTGGTAAATTGCTCAAAATGGCAGCCAACACCCTGAATGGTCTTGGTGGGATGCTCACCAACACCTTCGTCATTTTTCTTACCTTTTTCTTTATCCTCTCAGAGGCTGCAGGTTTCCCCTGTAAGATGCGAGCAATTCAGGGACAGGATTCCAGTGCTCTTGTTAAATATGGCGAGATTGCGACCGGGGTGAATCGCTATCTGGGGATTAAGACGCTGACCAGCCTGCTAACTGGTGTAATTATAGGATTTGGTCTTTCGATGCAGGGGCTTGACTACGCCATAATGTGGGGAGTGGTTGCCTTCCTCCTTAATTTTATTCCGAATATCGGTTCTATCATTGCTGCGATTCCTGCACTCCTTCTGGCGCTCGTACAGCTTGGTGGCGGTGCTGCACTGATCACCGGCGGCCTGTATCTTGTCGTGAATTTAGTGATTGGTTCTATTGTAGAACCACGAGTTATGGGTAAGGGGGTCGGACTCTCAGTGCTTGTTGTTTTCCTTTCCCTGGCGTTTTGGGGATGGGTGCTTGGACCGGTTGGTATGCTACTGTCAGTGCCGCTCACCATGGCTGTTCGTATTGCGCTGGGAGGTTCTGAAAATACACGCTGGCTTGCGATTCTTCTTTCCTCCAACAGGGCTATAGGGCATATACAACCCGATTGTGAAAAGGAAAAGATTAAAGAATAGGGCTTCTTAAGCGAAATCGTAAACTTCAAGAACTCTTAATGATTTTGAGCAGTGATGTTACACTACAGTGGGCCTGCGGTTGATAAGGTAGAGGCCTGAAAACACAAGGGCACCACCGATGAGGAGTGATGTGTCGAGGTGCTCCCCAAGCAGCAGTGTGCCAAGAAGGACAGCACTCACCGGTACAAGATTGACATACATTACTGCCCTGCTTGCACCTAGTTTTTTCACTCCGTCGTAAAACCAGATAAATCCAAGAGTTGTTCCGAAAAAGGCGAAGTAAAAAATACAACCAACACCGGTCAGACTCAGTTTGTCGAGTTCGGTTAAATGGCCACTGAGTAGAGCTGTGAGAAGAAGCAAAATGGCCCCAATGGTGCAAGAGTATGCAACAGCAATGAGCGGCTTAATATCTTGAAGCAGTCGTTTTCCGATGAGGGTATAAGCGGCCCAGCTGATTACACAACCGACCATGTAGACTTCCCCCATCCCACCGCCGATATCACCATTGAAAATAGAAAAAGGATGACCTCTTGTAATAACTGTCAGAGCACCGCAGACGGACAGTACCATGCCAATGGAGCGTACGAAATCACAGCGTTCTCTAAAGAAGAATATAGCTAGCAAGGTGGTAATAACGGGAGTGACTGCAATTATCATGGAGGCTCGTCCCGCTTCTACAGTCTGCAGGCCGGTAAAAAAGAAAATGTTGTAGGAATACACACCTGTTAATCCCAGCAGAGCCATGGCACCCCACTGCTTCAATGAAAGTAGAGGAAGGGTTCTGTGCCGTATGAGGATGACGGTTAAAAGCATTGCTGAGGCGGAAATGAAGCGAAGTGAAGATGCTATCAGGGGGTGAAGTTCCTCTGCAAGCAGACGCCCGCTACAAAGGTTCCTCCCCAGAAGACCGTGGTGAGGATCAGGCGGATATGAACACCTGGAAGGACTGCTGTTTCGGCCATGGCGATACTCTGTGAAATAAAAAGTCTACGGAAATGAAGCTGCAGACCATATCCTGAATACCGCAGTTTTGCCAAGGATTATAAAAGGGGTACCGTGTGTTTATTTAGAGACCCTGGGTGCTACTGTGGGGAAAAGGAGCCATTGCGCCAATAGGGCGCGGCAATAGGGGATCCAAGGTTGTATCGTATGAGACGACTTCTGACTTGAAGAAGCTGGTCGATAAGATTTTTTTCAGTTTTTTCGTATGCCACCCTGTCATTGGTGCGTTTCACGACAATTCCCAGTAATTCTGTTATGGCGTTTCCAACAGAGTTTTGACTGATGGTTACAATCAGCCGTCCAGCATCATCGCGGTAAAGAAGTTGTTTGTATGCAGGGCGCCAGCGGATTTCATTGGCAAACAATGGGTCTTCGAGGACTTGGAGGCGTAGCATTCTCGCGGCACTGTGGAACTTGTTGCTGAACAACAGTATATTCTCGATCTGGTCCGGGTAACGGGCATCCCCTGGAATGGTGGTTGTGTTGGAGGCGACAAGGGAAAATAATGCTCGATAAAAGTCGAGAAACCCGAGGAGCACCATGTCATACTCTCTCCAGAATGAACCCTGCTTTAAGGCCTCCATTCCTCCCTGTACTTCCCAGCTTGGGAGTCCCTGAGGGTATCCAGTGCTTTTAAGCTTAGCCTGATTCGGCTCCATGGGTTTTAAGATATGTAGATCCAGAACCTCAAGAAATTTGAGATACACATCACTCAGGTAGTCAAGGAATAGCCCATTAGTGCCACTGTCCGTAAGATTTGGGTTGTCATGGGCAGCAGGAGGGGCATTCTGGAGCGTTGTATTCTCAAATACCATAAAATGGTTATGGATCATACGGATGCTTGGAACCCCCGGTTTGCTGATGGGCCAGGTGGCGTCGAGGCTTGCTTCGCCGCAAAAAAGGAGATGGCGCTCAGGGTCGGGATATTTTTCCAGCATGTATTCAAAAACAACCTGTGTCATTCGGGAGAAGACGAGGTTTTCGTGGCTGCTGAGCTGGTCTCGTCGCACCGGGCGTCCAAGGGGGTCTAGGATGTTTTGTGAGGAATCCAGGATGATGGAGGTGTCAAAGAGATTGCTGTGTCCTATGGCCTTGCGGTAGAGGAGAAAATTCTCGGGTGTGCGGAGCAGACCGTTTTCACGTGCCAAGTGGCGCAGATTGCACGGGCTGTTAAAAAACTCGGTAGGGGTGATACCTTTTGGGATCTCAATGGGGATTTTACGATGCGGAGTCGTGACTTCGCGTGGAACACCTGCTGTTGAACCCATGGAGACTGTCCTCCGGAATATATGTCGGAAATGCGTATTCCCACCTCTACTGCAAGAGGCGGGAGTGTTCTTACGAATGGGAAGATAAGGTTTTGTAATGTTCCGTTGTTATTATTTTCCTTTCTCTTTCTGGGCCTTGGCGTATGCCGTTGCTGCGCATTCATTTTTTCCGAGATCAAGCTCTTCTTCCTTGTCGATGTCGTACTGCTCAAGGTTTGCATTGGCAAGACGAATGAGTGCGTATTCTGCTGGCTGTTTGCGCATATTATCTTTGATATACTTGACAAAGTCTTTCTCTTCAACCAGGGCAAAGACTTCTTTGTTGCGATCTTTCACCTCTCCAAAGGTCTGGCAGAAGATAAGGTCCGAATTTGCTTCACTCCAGTCCATGTAGTGTCCAGGAAGGACAAAAAGGGCGTCGTCAAGCTTTGCTACCTCACGAATAGTATTAAAAAGGAGAATGGCCCAGGAATCAACCTGTCCACCAAGGTCAGGTCGGCCAATGGATTGAATCAGGACAGTGTCGCCTGAAAACATATAGGAGTTGTCTAGGATAAAGGTAACAGACCCAGGGGTGTGTCCCGGGGTGAACAGTGCCTTGAACTCCGGGCCGCCGTTACTAAACGTATGGATTTCATTGTTGCTTAGCGGTGTATGGCCGGCTTTGGTCCCGTCAAAATCCTTGCCACCAAAAAATT comes from Desulfocapsa sulfexigens DSM 10523 and encodes:
- a CDS encoding Hpt domain-containing protein — encoded protein: MDLKAATENERPDVILDLERLKNNCNGNVDIVRELLAHLYQRSGPKWFLGLQNAVVAGNTEEFREICHGMKGASATVFAWRISNLALEFERLARDGEIEKLRDRMPELQAAFDEFALWVKQCPELS
- a CDS encoding AI-2E family transporter; amino-acid sequence: MTSLSVRNSPLVNMAAFVVVVAGMKVAAPLVVPFLLAVFLAIICAPPLFWMQNKGVPQVVAMFLMVMVIFGIWGSLVTLIGSSMTDFSKNVPLYQERLLERTAGLWRWLTAQGVTLDRTILTDTFNPGKLLKMAANTLNGLGGMLTNTFVIFLTFFFILSEAAGFPCKMRAIQGQDSSALVKYGEIATGVNRYLGIKTLTSLLTGVIIGFGLSMQGLDYAIMWGVVAFLLNFIPNIGSIIAAIPALLLALVQLGGGAALITGGLYLVVNLVIGSIVEPRVMGKGVGLSVLVVFLSLAFWGWVLGPVGMLLSVPLTMAVRIALGGSENTRWLAILLSSNRAIGHIQPDCEKEKIKE
- a CDS encoding DMT family transporter; this encodes MLAEELHPLIASSLRFISASAMLLTVILIRHRTLPLLSLKQWGAMALLGLTGVYSYNIFFFTGLQTVEAGRASMIIAVTPVITTLLAIFFFRERCDFVRSIGMVLSVCGALTVITRGHPFSIFNGDIGGGMGEVYMVGCVISWAAYTLIGKRLLQDIKPLIAVAYSCTIGAILLLLTALLSGHLTELDKLSLTGVGCIFYFAFFGTTLGFIWFYDGVKKLGASRAVMYVNLVPVSAVLLGTLLLGEHLDTSLLIGGALVFSGLYLINRRPTVV
- a CDS encoding MBL fold metallo-hydrolase; this encodes MTLSSYQAKDLFQWLTDKEDILVLDVRNEKDFNRFQVESPYSFDMINVSYYDFMEIEDESVAKVPKGRAVRIVCAKEGSAKYVGEILVKHGFDDVRYLTGGIKTWGNLLVPMTIREGEDYNLYQFIRPGKASCSYGISSGDEMMLVDPSRNVDFYLDFAKSKNCKITKTFETHLQADYISGSRQIAEQTGAEFFGGKDFDGTKAGHTPLSNNEIHTFSNGGPEFKALFTPGHTPGSVTFILDNSYMFSGDTVLIQSIGRPDLGGQVDSWAILLFNTIREVAKLDDALFVLPGHYMDWSEANSDLIFCQTFGEVKDRNKEVFALVEEKDFVKYIKDNMRKQPAEYALIRLANANLEQYDIDKEEELDLGKNECAATAYAKAQKEKGK